CTCGGGGCTGTTTAAATGACTCTCCTCTGTCATGATGATATTCTCGATGTCTTTCATAGTCAAATGGTCACAGAAGGTGTCATACAGGAGTCTCTTCAGCTCATCCACAGTCAGCTTTTGCATGTCACACTAATGGAGAAAGGAGAGTAAAATTGACCTTTTCATTAAAGGAACAATGTTCAAAATGTCGAATTCTCCCGTAAATGATTATATAACCACTATAAATGATCAGCGGCTAATGCACCAATGAGTTATACTAAATAGCACATTTAAGAGAATATTGCCTTTTAATGGACTGAAGCAGCACtttcaactttaattttaattcagtGCTATTACTACCAAAGGAATGTCAGCAAGTTAATTGCAGAGTGTGAATAATGTATGAATAATCTTCTTTTCCACCAGTAATCATCCACCAGTCACAGAACAATGGGACAAAGTAAAGCTGAAGCCAGACAGAACTAATCATTGAGACTATGTGGGAAATAATTGAGCTTATTTCAAAGAAAACCTCCACACCTTCCAGAATATGGAGTCAAACTCGGCTCCGTGGAACCTGTCTGGCATACCAGCTGAAGACAGTTTTGGTCCGAGAAGTGCTACGAATTCTTCAAAGTCAACCTGACCGTCGCCTGCAAAATAAAAGATACGAAAACACAGACCAGCTTCActgtaaccttttttttttgtgggagATTGTAATCTTACGCTGATCCAGCAGAACAGTCAGACTCTAATCTTTGAATTGTTATCAGAAACATCAGGTCTTTGTTCAATGATTCACTCTAACCATTACAATATTGAATTGTTTTGCTCTTGCTGTGGTTTTATATTGAATTCCGCCATACCTCTCTGATTAATGTTCCCATAACAGTGCTTAGATCTAATCAAAACAAGACAAATTAATAGTGATCCAGAGAATATCACATAATTTAGCAAAGGATGTTATGTGCTGAAATGTGCAGAACTGAAATGTATccaaaatatgaaatgtttgtGAGGGCTGATATACCATCCATGTCCAGTCTCTGAATGATCACCTCCAGCTCCACTTCGTTTGGCATGTAACCAAGAGACCGCATGGCCACTCCCAGCTCCTGTTTTGAGATGAATCCATTCCCATCTCGGTCAAACACCTTAAAGGCTTCACGGATCTCTGCAGATGTGAGTGAGACATTGCCATATCACAACATACAATGCTGTAAACTTTTCAAATGCttctaatattaacattaaaggatagttcttccaaaaatgaaaattatgtcatcatttactcaccctcaagctgttccaaacctgtatgaatttctttttttctgatattttgaagaatgtttgtaaccaaacaacACTGACTTCCACAGTATGGAAAAAAagatactatggaagtcaatgttgCCCCAcagctgtttggttacaaacattcttcaaaatatctgcttttgtgttcagcagaacaaagaaatgcatacaagtttggaacaacttgagggtgaataaattttgacagaattttcatttttgggtaaactatcccctTTAAGTATATGCCTGATTGGAAAATTGGACCACTTCttctaaataaattacattgggAAAAAAATTGGACAAATAAATGCCATGATTGATTGTCCTTATCAGGAGACAGTCAAATAAAACATTACTAATAACTGTCATTAAAAGTCAATAATAATTGTCACAAGGAAATTTAATGTCATTCTGAAAATATTTTCACTCACCAAGCCATATTTTCATTTGCCATGACATAACCATAGTGGAtgtgatatatattatatgtgatATAATGCAAAATTGCCAGTAAATTATTGTGAGAGTCTGTTAAACATATTAAATGAAGGAAACACTTATCATCACACGTTTATGAACTAACACAACACACAGCAGACTATAATATAGCTAAAGCAGACATGAGATTAGAAATGGTATCTGATATTCTCATATTCTATCCTGTCTCttttcataaattaaaaaaagaaaatgcttCCCAACATCACTACATATAATTAAGGAAACATTATGAGGCAGGCCCCTATCTCTTAGGAACTCATTAAGTGTCAGCTAGTTCTGCATATCACATGCATGCACATATTGGAACAATATAAAATCacacaaaatgtgttttcttgaAATCACTTGGATGGACAGAATGGAAGAATGGTATGGTTTGTTAAACAGTTTACATTGCTTTTATATGATGTGAGCATCTATGAAAATGATTAATAATTTGCAATTTATTAAATGCGACTGTCAAAAGATTCAGTATTATTTGTAATTGTTGTAAGTGTTAAAACATTTACGACATTTTTTAGATATGAACGCCCACCTTCACCCTTCATATTGCAAGCTTTGAACTCCACTATAGATTTAATCTGATTGCGTTTGTTCATACGCAAAACCATaatctaaatttaaatttaaatatgtacaattctttcaaaatattttgtcGTCGCAAACTAGTAgcatatacataaaaaaatcagtagTGTGTAGGAAAAAACAAGCACTTTCTTTATTAT
This DNA window, taken from Megalobrama amblycephala isolate DHTTF-2021 linkage group LG4, ASM1881202v1, whole genome shotgun sequence, encodes the following:
- the cabp7b gene encoding calcium-binding protein 7 → MPVRAVTSRFMYRGLCSIPDILSYRAPVSLPEDEVEEIREAFKVFDRDGNGFISKQELGVAMRSLGYMPNEVELEVIIQRLDMDGDGQVDFEEFVALLGPKLSSAGMPDRFHGAEFDSIFWKCDMQKLTVDELKRLLYDTFCDHLTMKDIENIIMTEESHLNSPECQVDIDTSPMQQVKHTCVRKSLICAFAIAFIISVMLIAANQMLRRGMK